The Bosea sp. AS-1 region AGATCGAGCGCCGGCTGGGAAACCGTCAGGCCGAAAGGCGTCTTGCCGGTGGCGGCCTCGGCCGCCTTCTCGAATTCCTCGGCGACATGGATCATCGCCTTTGAGGGAATGCAGCCGACATTGAGGCAAGAACCGCCGAGCTTGGTGCTCTCGACGATAACGGTGTCGAGGCCGAGCTGGCCGGCGCGGATGGCACAGACATAGCCGCCCGGGCCGGCGCCGATGACGAGGAGCTTGCAGGTGATGTCCGTCATGGCGCGCCCTCAGATGTCCACGAAGAGCGTGGCCGGGTTCTCCAGCAGCTCCTTCAGCCGCTGCACAAAAACGGCGGCATCCCAGCCGTCGATCACGCGGTGGTCGAAGCTGGAGGAGAGGTTCATCATCTTGCGCGGCACGAAGGTGGTGCCGTCCCAGACGGGCCTGACCACCATCTTGTTGACGCCGACGATGGCGACCTCCGGATAGTTGATCACCGGCGTCGTGGCGATGCCGCCGAGCGCCCCCAGCGAGGTGATGGTGATCGTCGAGCCGGTCAGCTCGTCGCGGGTCGCGGTGCCGTCGCGGCCGCGCTCGGCGAGGCGGGCGAGCTCGATGCCGCAGCCCCAGAGATCGCGCGCCTCGGCATGCTTGACGACCGGCACGATCAGGCCGGTCGGCGTCTGCGTGGCGATGCCGATATTGATCGCGGCATGCTGGCGCACGATGCCAGCCTCGTCGTCATAAAGCGCGTTCAGCGCCGGCTGCTCGGCGAGCGCCTTGACCATGGCACGCATCAGGAAGGGCAGGAGCGTCAGCTTCGGCCGCTCCGGCGTCGGCTTCTTGTTCAGCGTCGCGCGCAGATCCTCCAGCGGCGAGACGTTGATCTCCTCGACGATCGTGATGTGCGGAATGCGCGACTTCGACAGCGCCATCTTCTCGGCGATGCGACGACGCAGGCCGACGATTTTGACCTCGGTGATGGCGCTCTGCTCGACGAGCCCGCCACCGCGAGCCGGCTCCGGGCCACGCAGCAGGAAGGCGTCGATATCCTGATGGGTGATGCGGCCGGCAGGACCCGTACCCTGGACCTGGCGCAGATCGACCCCGGCCTCGCGCGCCTTCAGGCGCACGGCCGGCGAGGCCAGCGGCTTCTCGCCCGGCGCGCGGCGCTGGGCGGGGGCGGCGCTGGCGCGCGCCGGCATCGGCATGGGCTTCGGCGGCGGAGGCGGAGGCGCGGCCGGCTTGACGGGAGTGGCCGCGGCGGCCGGCTGCTCTGCCTTGGCCGGGGCCGGCGGCGCGGCTGGTCGTTCGGCCGGGGCTTCTTGTGCGTCCTCGTCCGCGGCGGATTGCTCTGCCGCGCCGCCCTCCCCCGCAACCTTGAGCTTCACCAGCGCCGAGCCGATCGCGACGGTGTCGCCGACCTCGGCGCCGACCCAGGTGACCTCGCCCTCGACCGGCGAGGGAATCTCGACCGTCGCCTTGTCGGTCATCACGGCCGCGATCAGGTCGTCCTCGCGGACGATGTCGCCGACCTTGACGTGCCACTCGACGAGTTCCGCCTCCGCGATGCCCTCGCCGACATCCGGCAGCTTGATGATGCGCTCGCCCATCAGCGTGCCTCCATGATGTCGCGCAGCGCCTGCCCGAGGCGGGCGGGGCCGGGGAAATAGTCCCATTCCTGCGCATGCGGATAGGGCGTGTCCCAGCCGGTGACGCGCATCACCGGCGCCTCCAGATGGTAGAAGCAGTGCTCCTGCACCAGTGCGGCCAGCTCCCCGCCAAAGCCCGACGTCAGCGTCGCCTCGTGCAGCACGATGCAACGGCCGGTCTTCTCGACCGAGGCGACGATCGCCTCGAGATCGAGCGGGACGAGGGTGCGCAGGTCAATGACCTCGGCGTCGATGCCGGTGTCCTCGGCCGCGGCCAGCGCGACATGGACCATGGTGCCGTAGGCGAGAATGGTGACGGCCGAGCCCTCCCGCCGCGTCACCGCCTTGCCAAGCGGCACGGTGTAATGCCCTTCCGGCACCTCGGAGAGCTCATGCTTCGACCAGGCCGTGACCGGCCGGTCGTAGTGACCGTCGAAGGGGCCGTTATAGAGCCGCTTCGGTTCCAGGAAGATCACCGGGTCCGGGTCCTCGATCGCCGAAATCAGCAGGCCCTTGGCATCATAGGGGTTGGAGGGAACGATGGTCTTCAGCCCCGAGACATGGGTGAAGAGCGCTTCCGGGCTCTGGCTGTGAGTCTGGCCACCGAAGATGCCGCCGCCGGTCGGCATGCGGATCACCATCGGGCAGGTGAAGTCGCCGGCCGAGCGATAGCGCAGGCGAGCCGCCTCCGAGACGATCTGGTCGTAGGCCGGGTACATGTAGTCGGCGAACTGGATCTCGACGCAGGGCTTCAGCCCGTGGGCCGCCATGCCGATGGCGGTGCCGACGATGCCGGATTCGCTGATCGGTGCGTCGAAGCAGCGCGAGACGCCGTATTTCTGCTGCAGCCCGTGGGTGCAGCGAAAGACGCCGCCGAAGAAGCCGACATCCTCGCCGAAGACCACGACATCGTTATCGCGGTCCATGGAGACGTCCATGGCGGAACGGATCGCCTCGATCATCGTCATCCTGGCCATCGCGTCAGACTCCGATCTGCTGGCGCTGGCGGCGCAGGTGCGGCGGGAGTTCGGCGTAGACGTCCTCGAAGATGTCGCGCGCCGAGGGCTTGCCGCCGGAATGCAGGGTGCCGAAGCTCTCGGCCTCCTTCTGCGCGGCGATGACGGTGGCGAGGATCTCCGCCTCGGCCTGCTTGTGGCGCTCCTCCGACCAGGCACCGATGGCGATCAGGTGCTGCTTCAGCCGGACGAGCGGATCGCCCAGCGGCCAGTCGTCGGATTCGTGTTTGGGGCGATAGGCGGAGGGGTCGTCCGAGGTGGAGTGGGCGCCGGCGCGATAGGTGACGTATTCGACCAGGGTCGGCCCGAGATTGCGCCGTGCCCGCTCGATCGCCCATTGCGCGACCGCATAGACCGCGAGGTAGTCATTGCCATCGACGCGCAGCGCCGGGATACCGAAGCCGAGGCCGCGCGCAGCGAAAGTGCCGGAGCCGCCGCGCGCGATGCCTTGGAAGGTCGAGATCGCCCACTGGTTGTTGACGACGTTGAGGACGACCGGCGCCTTGTAGGTCGAGGCGAAGACGAGGGCTGCGTGGAAATCCGATTCCGCCGTCGAGCCGTCGCCGATCCAGGCGGCGGCAATGCGGGTGTCGTTCTTGATCGCCGAGGCCATCGCCCAGCCGACCGCCTGGACGAACTGGGTGGCGAGATTGCCCGAGATCGAGAAGAAGCCGTTCTCCTTGGAGGAGTACATCACCGGCAATTGCCGGCCCTTCATCGGATCGCGCTCGTTCGAATAGATCTGGCACATCATGTCGACGAGCGGATAGTCGTGCGCGATCAGCAGGCCCGCCTGGCGATAGGTCGGGAAGTTCATGTCGCCGGGCTGGAGCGCGATGCGAAAGGCGCAGCTCACCGCTTCTTCGCCGGTGTGCTGCATGTAGAACGAGGTCTTGCCCTGGCGCTGCGCCATCTGCATGCGCCCGTCGAAGCTGCGCAGCGTCATCATGTGGCGCAGGCCTCGGACCAGATCCTCGGGCGAGAGGTCCGGCACCCAGGGGCCAACCGCCTCGCCCTCTCGGTTCAGCACACGGATGATCGAATAGGCGAGGTCGCGGATGTCCTTGGGGTCGACATCGACCGGAGGGCGGGCGACGGAGCCGGCCTTGGGAATCACGACTTCGGAGAAATCAGGCTTCTCGCCCGGTCGACTGGCGGGCTTCGGCACATGGAACTGCAGTGGCTGGACCCCTGCCGACGCATTGCCGGCCTTGTCGCTGCTCATGAGCGCCTCCATCCCTGACACCGCCAGGATTCCGCCTTTGCCGGCGTCCGGCAAGGCGTCTCGTCAGCGGCATCGTCCCGCACGGCGGCTGCGGCCGGCAGGACGATCGTTTCCCTTGCAACCAAGCTAGGCCCGAAGCGTCAGGGGTTCCTTCCGAATTTGCCTGCGGCCTCCTGTCATGGCAGATGATCTTGCTGTCCGTTTCCATAATTGCAGAATACTTTGCCGATGAACAAAAAGAGCCAGAAGACTCCTGCTCTCGACGCGATCGATCGAAAGATCCTGGCGGCCCTCCGAGAAGACGGCCGTCTCACGACCCAGGCCCTCGCCGAGAAGGTGGGCTTGTCGCCCTCACCCTGCTGGACACGGGTGAAGCGGCTGGAAGAGGCGGGGGTGATCGAGAAATACGTCGCCCTGCTCGACCATCAGGCACTCGGCTACAACAATGTCGTCTTCGTCGAGATCACGCTCGACAAGCATGACGACAAGGTGCTCGACCAGTTCGCCGAGGCGCTGACGCGGGCGCCGGAGGTGGTCGAGGCGCATCTGGTGACCGGCGAATACGACTATCTCGCCAAGGTCGTGGTCAGCGGCACCGACCATTACGAGCGCTTCCTGCGCGGAACGATCTACCGCATCCCCGGCGTGCGCCAGACCCGCACGACCTTTGGGCTCCGAGCGTTGAAGCGGACGCTGTCCGTCGATCCGCTGAAGGAGCCCTAAGCACTCCGGCCCCAATCCCGTATGCGGTCATCCCGGACAAGCGGCGAAGCCGCGCCGATCCGGGATCCATTCCGGAGCGCTTCCGAAGAAGGTTCCGGCATGGATCCCGGGTCTCCGCTGCGCTCCGCCCGGGATGACCACAGAGGGAGCGCTGCGGCATTGGACCTTCAGGCCAACATTTCCCGCACCAGCGGGATGACCTGCTCGCCATAGAGCCGGATGCACTCCATCAGCTTCTCATGCGCCAGCGGACCGGCGCTGTATTTGAGCTGGAAGCGCGACAGGCCGAGCCCCTTGGCGGTCGCGGCGATCTTGCGCGCCACCGTCTCGGGCGAGCCGAGGTAGAGCGAGCCATGCGCGACCTCCTGCTCGAAATCGGCGCGGCTCATCGGTGGCCAGCCGCGCTCGGCGCCGATCCGGTCGCGCCCCTGCTTGAAGGCCGGGAAGAACTCCTCCTTCGCCTGCTCGTCAGTGGCCGCGACATAGCCCGGCGAATGCACGCCGATCGGCTTTGCCGGCTTGTCGATCTGCGCATAGGCGCGGTGGTAGAGATCGACATAGGGTTTGAAGCGCAGCGGGTCGCCGCCGATGATGGCGAGCATCAGCGGCAGGTCGTAGCGTACAGCGCGGACCACCGATTCCGGGCTGCCGCCGACGCCGATCCAGGTCTTGAGCCGTCCGTTCTCGATCGGCGGATAGACGAGCTGATCCTTCAGCGGCGGGCGGATCGAGCCCTGCCAGCTCACCGGCTCCTGCGGCAGCAGCGCCGTGAACAGGTCGAGCTTCTCCTCGAAAAGCTTCTCGTAGTCGCGCAGATCGAAGCCGAAGAGCGGGAAGGATTCAGTGAAGGAGCCACGGCCGAGAATGACCTCGGCGCGCCCGTTCGACAGTGCATCCACGGTCGAGAAGCGCTGGAAAACGCGGATCGGATCATCGGAACTCAGCACCGTGACCGCCGAACCCAGCCTGATCCGGCTGGTGCGCGTGGCCATGCCGGCCAGCACGGTTTCGGGTGACGACACGGCGAAATCGGCACGGTGATGCTCGCCGACACCGATGAAATCGATGCCGAGGCTGTCGGCCAGCACGGCCTCCTCGACGAGGTTGCGAATGACCTGTGCCTGCGGCAGCGGCTTGCCGTCCGCCCCGTTGGTGACGTCGCCGAAGGTGTCGAGCCCGAATTCCAGTTCCTGCGCCATGAGTTGTCCCGAGGCCGCGGCACGGCCCGTTTGCCTGCCGGCCATTCCGGCTTTCCGCAGTTAGGAGCGCGTCCGCCGCCGCGCAATCGCCGCGGCGTTGCAGGCACAGCAACACGCTGTTCGCGCCGCCGCAACCGCGCCGCTTGCAACTGCCTGCGGCTATGCCGATGCTCGCGCCCGCGGCGACAGGCGCCGCTGCCGACACGACGCCATGATCATCCGCCAGCTGGTCTATCTCGACGCGCTCGCCCGCGAAAAGCATTTCCGCCGCGCGGCCGAGGCCTGCCATGTCTCGCAGCCGACGCTCTCGGCCGCGATCGTGCAGCTCGAGGAGGAGCTCGGCGTGATGATCGTCGAGCGGGGCCGGCGCTTCCAGGGCTTCACCAAGGAGGGGGAGGTCGTGCTCGCCCATGCCAGGCGCATCCTGGCCGAAGCCGAGGTGATGAAGGAATCGGTCGCCGAGCTGCGCGAGGGCATTGGCGGGCGCATCCGGCTCGGCGCGATCCCGACCGCGCTGCCGATGATCGCCCATATCACCGCGCCGTTCTCGGATCGCTATCCGGCCGTGTCGCTCACCGTGCTGTCGCTGACCTCCCAGGAGATCCAGCAGGGCATCGACGATTTCGAGCTCGATATCGGGCTGACCTATCTCGACAACGAGCCGCTCGACCGCGTGATCTCAAAGCCGATCTACCAGGAAGCCTATCTGCTGCTGACGCGCGAGGACGGGCCGCTCGGCGGACGCGAAACCATTTCCTGGGCGGAAGCCGCGGAGCAGAAGCTCTGCCTGTTGACCGCCGACATGCAGAACCGGCGCATCATCGATGGCATCTTCCGCTCGGTCGGCGCGGCACCGCGGCCAGCGATCGAAACCAACTCGATCTTCAACCTGTGCTCCCATGCCGGCATCCGCGGCGTTTGCAGCATCGTCTCGCTGCAACTGCTGGAGTTCTTCGGCCTGCCGCTCGGCACCAGGGCCCTGCGCCTGATCCAGCCCGAGGCGCAGCGCACCGTGGGCCTGATCGTCGCCGACCGGCAGCCCATGGCGCCGCTGGCACGCAACCTGATGACGATGACCCTGCCGATCGCCGATGCCGGGCTGCCACGGCAACCGGCAACGCGATAGCTCCGGCCTATCGCTGCAGTGCAGCAACGTGCGCCGAACGCCGATTTTATCACGCCTCGCGCCATCCCCGAGCGATCGCCTAAGAGTCTTGTTCCATTTTGATAGTCATTACCTATCATCCGTTCGGTACAAACGATTTGAAATCATTCCAAGCTTGCCGTCCTCTCTCCTGGAATGCGCCCGGCAAACCGGGCCGATGGAGGGAAGATGGCCGGATATTCCGCCTGGAACGAGGAGAGCGCCCGTTCGATCATCGCCGGGCTCGCGCATCTGGAAGGCGCCACGCTGCCGATGCTGCACGCACTGCAGGACGAATTCGGCTATGTCGACGCCAAGGCCGTGCCGCTGATCGCCGAGACGCTGAATCTCTCCCGCGCCGAGGTCCACGGCACGATCTCCTTCTATCACGATTTCAGGATCGCCCCGCCGCCGGCCCGGGTCATCAAGCTCTGCCGGGCCGAAGCCTGCCAGTCGCTCGGCTGCGAGACGGTCGTCGACGAACTGGCGCATGAACACGGCATCGTGGTCGATGGCGAGCGCGCCGGCGACGCCGTCGTCGAAACGGTATATTGTCTGGGCAATTGCGCGCTCGGGCCCTCGGCCCTGATCGATGGCGAATTGATCGGGCGCGTCGATGCCGCCCGCATCGCCGGGCTCTGCCAGCACGGAAAGGCGCGCTCATGAGCGCCGCCCCGGTTCGGATCTTCGTTCCCATCGATGCTGCCGCCCTGTCGGTCGGTGCTGAGGCGGTCGCTCAGGCCGTGGCCCAGGAAGCCGCGCGGCGCGGACTTTCCATCGAGATCGTCCGCAACGGCTCGCGCGGCATGCTCTGGCTGGAGCCGCTGGTCGAGGTCGAGACCCTGCAGGGCCGTATCGCCTATGGGCCGGTCGCGGCGAAGGATGTCGGCGCGCTGTTCGAGGCGGATTTCGTGTCGGGCGGTACGCATGGCTTGCGCCTCGGCAAGACCGATGAGCTCGACTGGATGAAGCGCCAGCAGCGGCTCACCTTCGAGCGCGTCGGCGTCATCGATCCGCTTTCGATC contains the following coding sequences:
- a CDS encoding LysR substrate-binding domain-containing protein codes for the protein MIIRQLVYLDALAREKHFRRAAEACHVSQPTLSAAIVQLEEELGVMIVERGRRFQGFTKEGEVVLAHARRILAEAEVMKESVAELREGIGGRIRLGAIPTALPMIAHITAPFSDRYPAVSLTVLSLTSQEIQQGIDDFELDIGLTYLDNEPLDRVISKPIYQEAYLLLTREDGPLGGRETISWAEAAEQKLCLLTADMQNRRIIDGIFRSVGAAPRPAIETNSIFNLCSHAGIRGVCSIVSLQLLEFFGLPLGTRALRLIQPEAQRTVGLIVADRQPMAPLARNLMTMTLPIADAGLPRQPATR
- a CDS encoding NAD(P)H-dependent oxidoreductase subunit E is translated as MAGYSAWNEESARSIIAGLAHLEGATLPMLHALQDEFGYVDAKAVPLIAETLNLSRAEVHGTISFYHDFRIAPPPARVIKLCRAEACQSLGCETVVDELAHEHGIVVDGERAGDAVVETVYCLGNCALGPSALIDGELIGRVDAARIAGLCQHGKARS
- a CDS encoding alpha-ketoacid dehydrogenase subunit beta — encoded protein: MARMTMIEAIRSAMDVSMDRDNDVVVFGEDVGFFGGVFRCTHGLQQKYGVSRCFDAPISESGIVGTAIGMAAHGLKPCVEIQFADYMYPAYDQIVSEAARLRYRSAGDFTCPMVIRMPTGGGIFGGQTHSQSPEALFTHVSGLKTIVPSNPYDAKGLLISAIEDPDPVIFLEPKRLYNGPFDGHYDRPVTAWSKHELSEVPEGHYTVPLGKAVTRREGSAVTILAYGTMVHVALAAAEDTGIDAEVIDLRTLVPLDLEAIVASVEKTGRCIVLHEATLTSGFGGELAALVQEHCFYHLEAPVMRVTGWDTPYPHAQEWDYFPGPARLGQALRDIMEAR
- a CDS encoding LLM class flavin-dependent oxidoreductase, encoding MAQELEFGLDTFGDVTNGADGKPLPQAQVIRNLVEEAVLADSLGIDFIGVGEHHRADFAVSSPETVLAGMATRTSRIRLGSAVTVLSSDDPIRVFQRFSTVDALSNGRAEVILGRGSFTESFPLFGFDLRDYEKLFEEKLDLFTALLPQEPVSWQGSIRPPLKDQLVYPPIENGRLKTWIGVGGSPESVVRAVRYDLPLMLAIIGGDPLRFKPYVDLYHRAYAQIDKPAKPIGVHSPGYVAATDEQAKEEFFPAFKQGRDRIGAERGWPPMSRADFEQEVAHGSLYLGSPETVARKIAATAKGLGLSRFQLKYSAGPLAHEKLMECIRLYGEQVIPLVREMLA
- a CDS encoding thiamine pyrophosphate-dependent enzyme; protein product: MSSDKAGNASAGVQPLQFHVPKPASRPGEKPDFSEVVIPKAGSVARPPVDVDPKDIRDLAYSIIRVLNREGEAVGPWVPDLSPEDLVRGLRHMMTLRSFDGRMQMAQRQGKTSFYMQHTGEEAVSCAFRIALQPGDMNFPTYRQAGLLIAHDYPLVDMMCQIYSNERDPMKGRQLPVMYSSKENGFFSISGNLATQFVQAVGWAMASAIKNDTRIAAAWIGDGSTAESDFHAALVFASTYKAPVVLNVVNNQWAISTFQGIARGGSGTFAARGLGFGIPALRVDGNDYLAVYAVAQWAIERARRNLGPTLVEYVTYRAGAHSTSDDPSAYRPKHESDDWPLGDPLVRLKQHLIAIGAWSEERHKQAEAEILATVIAAQKEAESFGTLHSGGKPSARDIFEDVYAELPPHLRRQRQQIGV
- a CDS encoding Lrp/AsnC family transcriptional regulator, which gives rise to MNKKSQKTPALDAIDRKILAALREDGRLTTQALAEKVGLSPSPCWTRVKRLEEAGVIEKYVALLDHQALGYNNVVFVEITLDKHDDKVLDQFAEALTRAPEVVEAHLVTGEYDYLAKVVVSGTDHYERFLRGTIYRIPGVRQTRTTFGLRALKRTLSVDPLKEP
- a CDS encoding dihydrolipoamide acetyltransferase family protein, with product MGERIIKLPDVGEGIAEAELVEWHVKVGDIVREDDLIAAVMTDKATVEIPSPVEGEVTWVGAEVGDTVAIGSALVKLKVAGEGGAAEQSAADEDAQEAPAERPAAPPAPAKAEQPAAAATPVKPAAPPPPPPKPMPMPARASAAPAQRRAPGEKPLASPAVRLKAREAGVDLRQVQGTGPAGRITHQDIDAFLLRGPEPARGGGLVEQSAITEVKIVGLRRRIAEKMALSKSRIPHITIVEEINVSPLEDLRATLNKKPTPERPKLTLLPFLMRAMVKALAEQPALNALYDDEAGIVRQHAAINIGIATQTPTGLIVPVVKHAEARDLWGCGIELARLAERGRDGTATRDELTGSTITITSLGALGGIATTPVINYPEVAIVGVNKMVVRPVWDGTTFVPRKMMNLSSSFDHRVIDGWDAAVFVQRLKELLENPATLFVDI